The following proteins are co-located in the Solanum pennellii chromosome 1, SPENNV200 genome:
- the LOC107028491 gene encoding uncharacterized protein LOC107028491, which yields MDASNQKTSFESAREWISDHKLRTVGSLWLSGIVGSVAYNWSKPSMKTSVRLIHARLHAQALTLAALAGAAAVEYYDHKTNDNAQRYPSFVNMNSFAQKK from the exons ATGGATGCATCTAATCAAAAAACCAGCTTTGAATCTGCTAGGGAATGGATTTCTGACCACAAGCTTCGCACCGTCG GATCTCTGTGGCTAAGTGGAATAGTGGGATCGGTGGCGTACAATTGGTCAAAACCCAGCATGAAAACCAGTGTCAGGCTCATCCACGCTAG ATTGCACGCACAAGCACTTACACTCGCCGCATTAGCCGGTGCAGCAGCAGTTGAGTATTATGATCACAAAACCAACGACAATGCCCAACGATATCCCAGCTTTGTCAACATGAATTCATTTGCACAGAAGAAATGA
- the LOC107006215 gene encoding E3 ubiquitin-protein ligase RFI2, whose product MGLNDVDLTDDGDGGDVGGGEDKASVVSCSICLEAVTDNGDRSWSKLQCGHQFHLDCIGSAFNIKGQMQCPNCRKIEKGQWLYASGCRPLPDFNMEDWAHDEDLYDLSYTEMSFGVHWCPFSGLTRLPASFDEGDLSSSAYHDLLGQHAIFADHTAVSSAAHPCPYIAYVGIHPSSSNSSGSINDGPNFNNHWTSPSVPNEIPASYAFPGMDVHYHSWDHHSSFPMASSRVGTADQSSVPSVTQRVARTNADIPRPGSFVPPFLVGHGSAARAGSSVASPMIPPYPGSVARARDRVQALQAYFQQPSNSPAVRTPVMSATRRSNNHRGLAQVGPAASSSDQAGGFYFYPSSSSGRNFQEAENPVSNRYHAWEREHLPTFPLSQVDRDPIWGPFHHTGVGSDNGSRSGSFRPRHGSERMPSQNRS is encoded by the exons ATGGGATTGAATGATGTGGATCTTACGGATGACGGCGACGGAGGAGATGTTGGTGGAGGAGAAGACAAGGCATCGGTGGTTTCGTGTTCGATTTGTCTTGAAGCTGTAACCGACAATGGGGATAGATCCTGGTCGAAGCTTCAATGTGGACATCAATTTCATCTTG ATTGCATTGGTTCTGCCTTTAACATCAAGGGGCAAATGCAGTGTCCCAACTGTCGGAAAATTGAGAAGGGTCAATGGCTATATGCAAGTGGTTGCCGTCCCCTACCAGATTTCAACATGGAAGATTGGGCCCATGATGAAGACCTATATGATCTGAGCTACACTGAAATG TCATTTGGAGTTCACTGGTGTCCGTTTAGTGGATTGACTCGACTACCAGCATCTTTTGA CGAAGGGGATCTTTCATCTAGTGCAT ATCATGATCTTCTTGGTCAGCATGCTATATTTGCTGATCACACAGCTGTATCATCTGCTGCTCATCCATGCCCATATATTGCCTATGTTGGAATTCACCCATCATCCTCAAATTCGAGTGGAAGTATCAATGATGGTCCTAATTTTAACAATCACTGGACTAGTCCATCTGTTCCCAACGAGATACCTGCTTCTTATGCTTTCCCAGGAATGGATGTGCATTATCATAGTTGGGACCATCATTCTTCTTTCCCTATGGCAAGCAGTCGTGTTGGTACTGCTGATCAGTCCTCGGTTCCCTCTGTTACTCAGAGAGTTGCCAGAACCAATGCTGATATCCCAAGACCAGGATCTTTTGTCCCTCCATTCCTTGTTGGTCACGG TTCTGCTGCCAGAGCTGGAAGTTCAGTTGCTTCACCAATGATACCTCCTTATCCTGGAAGTGTAGCTCGGGCTCGTGACCGTGTTCAAGCTCTTCAAGCATATTTTCAGCAACCAAGTAATTCACCAGCTGTACGCACTCCTGTTATGTCTGCTACTCGACGATCCAACAATCACAGAGGGTTGGCTCAAGTGGGGCCGGCTGCCTCATCATCTGATCAGGCTGGTGGCTTCTACTTCTATCCTTCAAGTTCTTCAGGAAGAAATTTCCAAGAAGCAGAAAATCCAGTATCAAACAGATATCACGCTTGGGAACGGGAACACTTGCCCACCTTCCCCTTGAGTCAGGTTGACAGAGATCCTATTTGGGGGCCATTTCATCACACAGGTGTTGGATCTGATAATGGTAGTCGATCTGGCAGCTTCCGCCCGAGACATGGGTCTGAGAGGATGCCGTCCCAGAACCGGTCATGA
- the LOC107015372 gene encoding serine/arginine-rich splicing factor SR30 isoform X1, producing the protein MGRLSRTIYVGNLPGDIREREVEDLFYKYGPIVEIDLKVPPRPPGYAFVEFEDPRDADDAIRGRDGYDFDGHRLRVELAHGGRGSSSYDRHSSYSSASRSGLSRRSDYRVLVSGLPSSASWQDLKDHMRRAGDVCFSQVFRDRDGMRGIVDYTNYDDMRYAIKKLDDSLFRNQFSRAYIRVDKYDKRHSYSRSPSPYNSRSRSYSRSRSPRRSYSSQSRSVSPRGKYSRRSVSVSPSRAFSPARSLSRSLSRSRSPLSPPPRWRHGRSPSRSRSRSQSYSRSSGISE; encoded by the exons ATGGGTCGTCTAAGTCGGACTATCTACGTTGGAAATCTTCCTGGTGATATTCGGGAGAGAGAAGTAGAAGATTTGTTTTACAAG TATGGTCCCATTGTGGAAATTGATTTGAAAGTTCCACCTAGACCACCTGGTTATGCGTTCGTAGAG TTTGAAGATCCTCGTGATGCTGATGATGCCATCCGTGGGCGTGATGGCTATGACTTTGACGGGCATCGCTTGCGA GTTGAACTTGCACATGGTGGGCGAGGGTCATCATCATATGATCGCCACAGTAGTTACAGTAGTGCGAGTCGCAGTGGACTTTCTAGGCGCTCTGACTATCGCG TATTGGTCTCTGGACTACCGTCTTCTGCTTCATGGCAAGACTTGAAG GATCATATGCGACGAGCTGGAGATGTCTGCTTCTCTCAAGTTTTCCGAGATCGTGATG GTATGAGAGGGATTGTGGACTATACCAACTATGATGATATGAGATACGCG ATAAAGAAACTTGATGACTCTCTGTTTCGCAATCAATTCTCTCGAGCATATATTAGG GTGGACAAGTATGATAAGAGGCATAGCTATTCCAGGAGTCCAAGTCCATACAATTCTAGAAGCAGAAGTTACTCAAGAAGTAGGAGTCCTCGACGAAGCTACAGCAGCCAGAGCAGAAG TGTATCTCCTAGGGGTAAATACTCTCGTCGCTCTGTGTCTGTCTCACCCTCAAGGGCTTTTTCCCCTGCTCGCTCTCTTTCAAG ATCTCTATCAAGATCCAGATCTCCACTTTCACCT CCGCCTCGTTGGAGGCATGGAAGGAGCCCGAGCAGGAGCAGGAGCAGGAGCCAATCGTATTCTCGCTCTTCG GGGATATCGGAATGA
- the LOC107015372 gene encoding serine/arginine-rich splicing factor SR30 isoform X2: MGRLSRTIYVGNLPGDIREREVEDLFYKYGPIVEIDLKVPPRPPGYAFVEFEDPRDADDAIRGRDGYDFDGHRLRVELAHGGRGSSSYDRHSSYSSASRSGLSRRSDYRVLVSGLPSSASWQDLKDHMRRAGDVCFSQVFRDRDGMRGIVDYTNYDDMRYAIKKLDDSLFRNQFSRAYIRVDKYDKRHSYSRSPSPYNSRSRSYSRSRSPRRSYSSQSRRGKYSRRSVSVSPSRAFSPARSLSRSLSRSRSPLSPPPRWRHGRSPSRSRSRSQSYSRSSGISE; the protein is encoded by the exons ATGGGTCGTCTAAGTCGGACTATCTACGTTGGAAATCTTCCTGGTGATATTCGGGAGAGAGAAGTAGAAGATTTGTTTTACAAG TATGGTCCCATTGTGGAAATTGATTTGAAAGTTCCACCTAGACCACCTGGTTATGCGTTCGTAGAG TTTGAAGATCCTCGTGATGCTGATGATGCCATCCGTGGGCGTGATGGCTATGACTTTGACGGGCATCGCTTGCGA GTTGAACTTGCACATGGTGGGCGAGGGTCATCATCATATGATCGCCACAGTAGTTACAGTAGTGCGAGTCGCAGTGGACTTTCTAGGCGCTCTGACTATCGCG TATTGGTCTCTGGACTACCGTCTTCTGCTTCATGGCAAGACTTGAAG GATCATATGCGACGAGCTGGAGATGTCTGCTTCTCTCAAGTTTTCCGAGATCGTGATG GTATGAGAGGGATTGTGGACTATACCAACTATGATGATATGAGATACGCG ATAAAGAAACTTGATGACTCTCTGTTTCGCAATCAATTCTCTCGAGCATATATTAGG GTGGACAAGTATGATAAGAGGCATAGCTATTCCAGGAGTCCAAGTCCATACAATTCTAGAAGCAGAAGTTACTCAAGAAGTAGGAGTCCTCGACGAAGCTACAGCAGCCAGAGCAGAAG GGGTAAATACTCTCGTCGCTCTGTGTCTGTCTCACCCTCAAGGGCTTTTTCCCCTGCTCGCTCTCTTTCAAG ATCTCTATCAAGATCCAGATCTCCACTTTCACCT CCGCCTCGTTGGAGGCATGGAAGGAGCCCGAGCAGGAGCAGGAGCAGGAGCCAATCGTATTCTCGCTCTTCG GGGATATCGGAATGA